The Oncorhynchus tshawytscha isolate Ot180627B linkage group LG08, Otsh_v2.0, whole genome shotgun sequence genome window below encodes:
- the LOC112256619 gene encoding protein L-Myc-1b → MFGINSRASHCDSWEMEYDCYQHYFLDDLDKEEDFYKSTAPSEDIWKKFALLPTPPMSPNRTISSGTLYFTPGDKFGWLSKVLGQDEEYEGPDTEELFGNMSSIIIQDCMWSSFSASQHLEKVSERLSAAAQAHLSPPAPQNNVTMSASKAQCTPLTPPDSPLPSTVATECVDPAAVLTFPTISCRKLVSSGSESRSDSSDDDEVIDVVTVESKQSRARLVGSRKPVSITVRADPCPKRFHMSVHRQQHNYAAPSPDSDPEDDEEPQSKQSCPDSSLYQQPDSPTTISPTASSADSPQSSDAEDTDRRKNHNFLERKRRNDLRSRFLALRDEIPGLVESAKAPKVAILTQATEYLLQLHSREKHQVQERKRLKARQQKLLRRLADLKRS, encoded by the exons ATGTTTGGAATAAACTCAAGAGCATCGCATTGTGACAGCTGGGAGATGGAGTACGACTGCTATCAGCACTATTTCTTAGATGACCTTGACAAAGAGGAGGATTTCTACAAGTCAACCGCACCTAGTGAGGACATATGGAAAAAGTTTGCACTATTGCCCACCCCTCCCATGTCTCCTAACAGGACAATCAGCAGTGGTACCTTGTACTTTACCCCTGGAGACAAGTTCGGCTGGCTGTCCAAGGTCTTGGGCCAGGACGAGGAGTACGAGGGACCTGACACCGAGGAGCTTTTTGGGAACATGAGTTCCATTATTATCCAGGACTGCATGTGGAGTAGTTTCTCGGCCAGTCAGCACTTGGAGAAAGTCAGTGAGCGCCTGTCAGCTGCAGCCCAGGCTCATCTCTCCCCACCAGCACCCCAGAACAATGTGACTATGAGTGCCAGCAAAGCGCAGTGCACCCCGCTGACCCCACCTGACTCTCCACTGCCCAGCACTGTGGCAACAGAATGCGTTGACCCGGCGGCTGTGCTCACCTTCCCAACCATCAGCTGTAGGAAACTGGTGTCATCGGGCTCTGAGTCTCGCTCCGATTCCTCTG ACGACGATGAGGTGATTGACGTGGTGACTGTGGAGAGCAAGCAGAGCCGAGCCCGACTGGTGGGCAGCCGTAAGCCTGTGTCCATCACTGTCCGAGCTGACCCCTGCCCAAAGCGTTTCCACATGTCTGTGCACCGGCAGCAGCACAACTACGCAGCCCCTTCCCCTGATAGCGACCCTGAGGATGATGAGGAACCACAGAGTAAACAGTCCTGTCCAGACTCCAGCCTCTACCAGCAGCCAGACTCCCCCACCACCATCTCCCCCACAGCTTCCTCTGCAGACAGCCCCCAGAGCTCTGACGCCGAGGACACTGACCGCCGGAAGAACCACAACTTCCTGGAGCGGAAGAGGCGGAACGACCTTCGCTCTCGCTTCTTGGCACTGCGGGATGAGATCCCGGGCCTGGTGGAGTCGGCCAAGGCCCCTAAGGTGGCCATCCTGACCCAGGCCACAGAGTACCTTCTCCAGCTGCACAGCAGAGAGAAGCACCAAGTTCAGGAGAGGAAACGTCTCAAAGCCCGCCAGCAGAAACTCCTCCGGAGGCTAGCCGACCTTAAACGCTCGTGA